Part of the Fusarium musae strain F31 chromosome 3, whole genome shotgun sequence genome, TGGTCCGCAATGAGGATACAGAGGGTATTAAGCGAAGTCAAAAGTACTTCCATGATCTCATCCAAGAGGAGGTCAACTCTGGCATCCCCCCTGAGCGTATTGTCCTTGGAGGTTTCTCCCAGGGAGGCGCCATGTCACTCCTTGCTGGTCTTACCTGCACAAGCAAGCTGGGCGGTATCGTCGGcctttcatcatggcttctcCTGTCCAAAACCTTTGCCGACCTTGTCAAGCCCACGGATGCCAACCGCCAGACTCCTGTGATGATGTTCCATGGCGATGCTGACCCTATCGTTCCTTTCCAGCGTGGAAAGCTGAGTGCCGACAtgctcaaggagcttggctACGATGTGTCATTCAAGACTTACCCGTGAGTGACCAGTGCCATAATAACAAGTAGATGCTAACTCTCGATAGTGGTATGGGTCACTCTGCTTGCCTGGAGGAGCTTGACGAGGTTGAGGCGTTTCTGAGAAAGCAATTGCCTCCCAAGAACTAAAGTCATATATGGAACAGACCTCACAACGTATAGACTTAAGAACCTTTGGACACAGAACAGTCTCTTGTACGAAATAGAAGACAATAGACAGTCTACCAACCGCCAATGGTTTCCAAAATCCGGATATCACATTATTATGCCACGAGTTTTGAGGGGGCCAATCATATAGACTTCATATGCCGCGTGCTCTATATCTGATATCGCTCATCGATACCTCGTGATGCCAAAAGATCTCCAAATTCTCCGTATGGATGGACGAATGCCCGCCAAATGACGTGCGCTCCACTACTGAGTGGCTCAGAACGCCCTACCGAGTTGCATGATAAGGCCGGGCCACTAAGTGCCCTAACGCCTAGCGCACGCGAACCTTCTATCGGTGGGGAGATGGGCTCGAAACAACAGACCCTTGATCCTGGaccacttcttctccaacattCGCCAACCGAAACCTTGGTAGAGTTGATAACCTTGACCGTCACTCGGGAAATCCGAATTGACGCATCAACTTCATTGTTGTGAAGCACACAACTATATCTGAAGTTTTGTCGTTTGTGCGCCTCGAGAAACCAGTCTCACAAACCCGAGCATATCCCGATGATCGACCGCCCAAAGTAAACAAATATGGCCTCCGAAACAACATCGCGTCCAGTGTCGCCGACACCGTCACAGCTACCGCCCGTTCCGGGATCGCCAGTCTATTCTCTTGCATCGACTGCAAACCCGCTATCTCAGTATCATCTGCCTTTGCCGCCTCCCCCACGATCTCCACATGCTGTCCTTACAAAAGCCGACCTAGAGCTCTCTCAGCAAGCTTACTCCGATCTTGTCGCCTCCGCAAAGGGCTACCGACTGGCACTCGCCGCATTATCAACAGCCGCATCGACATTTGGATCAGCACTTGAAGCATGCGCCAGGTTAAAGGAAGCTCGCGCCGAACCCATCGGTCCCTCTGGGACTAATATGACAGCAAGCTTTACAACCAAGGGTTCCTGCACGGCTGATACGCTTATGTCCGCCTCCGGAGTACACTACCTTGTTGCCAATCACCAACAGATCCTCTCTGAGACTGTATACCGATCTTTCGAAGTACCACTGCTCCATGACCTGGACAAGTGGCAGACCGTtattgacgatgaagaggagacgTATAAACACAAGATCAAGGCACAAAGTAAAGAAATCAAACGACTGGAAAAAGAAGGGATGAAATTGCACAAACAGAGGAGACGGGATGTTGGTCGATTTAGGGCACATTTAGTCGAATTGACGACAAAATTGGATGGCTTAACGACGTTGCATGCCGATCATGCACGGACACTATTGAGGGAGAGTCAAGAGACAAGTGGAAGGATTGTCGAAGCAAGCTGCAGTCTTGTACGTGCAGAAGTGGACATATTTGAAGGTCTAGCGAGGAAAGGCTGGAGCGGAGGCGGTCTGGACGATCTTCTTGAAAAGGGTCAAGACTTATTCGCAACGGAGGAAGATGTTGCGAACTTGGGCAGTGGCGGTAGCGGCGACACGCCCAAACTCTTCTCTATCCTCCCCCCTAAGAGCATACTCGCCGACACAGGATCAGATCCATCCAGGAGTCACGCTAGAGGGGATAGTCTTCTTATGGACACGGAACGGTATCAATCTCTAGCAGCACTGGCATCTGATTCTAGACCCAGTGGCGGCGTTATGAATGACAGCGACAGCGTCTTCTCGACCGACTTCAACAAACCCCGCAATGCACGGCCGTTCTCACCACAGCCTATTCGTCGCACTCCAACAGACGTGACATTTGATTCTCTAGGGGGTAGAGCAGAAGGGCTTGAAAACAGAGAAGACGATTTGAACAAGTCTGAGCTCCTGATGCCTGTTGTGGAAGCTGATGATGCAGGAGCAGAAGAGCAACAGAATGGGGATGGTGGGCATCAAACAGAAAATGTTCAAGAGGAGGAAACAAGAGGTCGGTCAGGATCACCAAGTTCGGTGAGAAAAAGGGCAAATTCACAGCCACTCATCACAGACGCTAGCTCAGCAGCTGCATGGAGCGGTGATGAAGATAGAAGTCCAAGCTGAAACTGATCAAGTGGTGAGAAGGACTTATCCTCGTGTTCGGGGTTCATCTACAAGGGCGTTTATGCGGGCATTTGGGAAATATTCTCTTCACGGAGAGGCAGCAATAGATTTTGCAAGAGTACTTTGCTCTTGATTGATAGTGTACAGAACATTATACGGATTTTCCACCTTCCATCTATTAAGCATGTCCACTAACTCAGACACCGTCCCAATTTCATAACAAGCCTGACGCCATGACCGTTATTACGCCGTGGTCAATGATCAAATTCTTCGTCTCTCGTATATTCTATCACGGCCGCCCGATGATCGTCGTCTTTTAGACATCGACCCCTTTCGTTTGGACGCTGCTTTGAACACCTTTGGCTTCCATCGCCGACCGAACGTCCTCTAGTCGTCCTTGTCGGCATTGAGTACATCGCCGCTGAATAGTCCAAAAGTAGCGTCGAGCCACCAGATAAGCTTCCAGTAGAGACTGGCTTTGCTCCAGTCAAACTCGCCGGTCTCGGTTCGTGGTACTTCGTTACCGATCATGCTACCACCGAACCACTTGACAAAGGGAATAGCATTGACAACCCGTTGCATCATAGTCTGTTGAGGTAGGAGAGCTTGCTCGGCGGGAAGAATCGTAGCGCGACGGGCAGTAGGGATGCGGCGGCAGAAAACGCTGTCGCCATCGCGAACGTCCATGGGTTCAATGCTTGATGTGGtagcttgaggaagagggaaaGGCTCGGTGATCGTAGCAGTGGAAGCGTGAGAGTTGCTGATAGTTCCGGTATCTATGGTAAAGCTAGATGTCTGCgaatgaggaggagagagatcGAGGAGCCGGCTGTTAAACGATGTAGGCCCACTGAAGCTCTTGCGACCATTGGCAGTAGGAACAGCAGCAGGCATACTCTGTGAGCGTGAATGGTCTGGGATGACCTCGATATCGGGACAAGCCTCGTCTTTGGCGGGAGGAACACCTCGGTATGGCTCAGCATAAACCAGATGACCCAGTATCCTTTGAGGGCTGGCAAAAGTTGCGGCTTCGGCGGCTTCTCTGCTTTCGAAAGTGACCTTCACCCAGTGCTCTCCGCCATCTGCGTGGTTCACCATCGCTCGCTCATCTGCTGTCAGGTTGCGACGTCGCGTAAAGGCAGGATCACGCAACTCAGATTTGTATCGGCGTTGGCTGACAGGAGGTTCACGAGGGTAATCCTCCAAGATCGCACCGGCAAGGGATTCATAGTGGGAGATAGCAGCGTACTGCTGTGTTGATGATCGGTAGCCGCGAAGGATGAGCTCGACGGGTGTAGAAGTAACAGATCGCTTGACGGGAACATCTTCTTGCATCAAACCACTGCTCTTACGCTGAACAGTTTGAGACGGCGCTGTTGCAGCCTGGTTGGATACCCAGTCGCCAAAGAGCTTGTCTGCAGCAGCTAGTGTAGGATTTTCGCGACTGCGTGCGGGTGTTCCAGTACGCGATCGTGAGCGCCGTGTGGATTTACCGAACGAACCAGACTCGGCGGCGCTGCGACGTGATCGTGCGCTTCCTTGGGGAGCATCTTGTCTTTTTCGCGTTACGTTAGCGTTGATTCAAATGGGCACGGAGGAAAACATACTGGTTGAAATACATGGCATATGGTCGCTTCACCCCATCATCGCCGACGTAACACTCGTCGTCAGGGACATTATGTAGAATGAgaggagccatgatgaaggctTTGGTGGGAGAGGGAGCTGACAAACGGTGAGGAGTGGGTGTCGAATAGATGGGCCGTACGGATACCGTAGGAGGTACGAAACCCTAGATGGCGATGTTTGTCTGCACGGAAGGAGTTGAGGTTGCCGATGGTTGGACGAGCCGCCTGTTCACATGCCCAGTAGCAGTTTCTGAAGCTGCCCTGACATCTAATTTTTGGCGGGCTAATCTGGCAGTTGCACAGGCAACCGACCACTAAACGTAGCTGCGTTGGTGCAGTTGTGGAGCTAGTTAGTTTATCCGGCTTCGTGAACTTGAGCTTTGCCAGCTGTAACAGTCAACTCTGAGTGTCAGGTTTTCCAGGCTTTCAACATGTAGTAGGCTTATCATTTGTTCTACGCCCTTTGTTTTCACGCAATTGAATACGCTTTGTCCTGCGTCGTTCTAAGTTCGTGTCGGGTGCTTAGAAGCCAGCTGTGATTGGCTCTTGAACTTTGTTTGTGTCCGTGATTAGAGCTTTTTATTCGTTTGCATAAGTTCACACAGTCGTTATACTAGCTCCAGCTTTTATTAATGACTACGGAGCAGGTACGTTCATAAATCAATTTCTAGCTCGAGTACCGAGTATCATAGCATAAAAGCACAACCATGTCTCAGATCCCTCCACAGTCGGCTACGTAAACAAAATTCCCGTGATGAGCTGATTCAGCATCAAATTCGTCCCACTTCAGCTGGCCTAGATCCACAGATGGATCTGCCAGGGCCGGCCTCTCCCGAGATGGATATTCGGATATACACTTACAGTACATGTAAAAGGAAGATATCTATTCTAAGCAAATGTGGGTTGACCAGTAACTCAAGAGCTGCTACCGAAACTCATCGTTATTCAATATGACCCAACTCCTATCTTTCCGATCATTGATCGGCTTCATCTCTATTGCCGTAGCCATGATTGCCTTGTTTGGTGCTTCACCACTCAAAGCCTTTTCATCGACTCTGCAAAGGGCAGGCTTTGATTGGTACAACTCACAAAAGGATGTGTCATTTCCAGTAAAGACGGATGTAGCAACAAAGGCGCCTGTTTACTTCTTCAGTCATGGTGGTGTGAGTCTACTTGTGTTGAAGGTGCGGATAGCTACTGATAGACTTCAAGCCTGATGTGCAATATAACACAAAGCACCCCGTATATCCTGTCCTTCAACAAATTGGAAAGGAGATAACGCAGAAAGTGAGGCCGAAGGCCGTAGTGGTCTTCTCAGCACATTGGATGGGAGAGGAGCGCGCCATTCATGTCAACAATGCTGTAGATACTCCTCTCATTTATGAGTACGTCACACCACTCCATGCTTCACAAAGTTTACGTTAACAATCTCAGTTTCTACGGATTCCCCGATCACTTTTATAAAGCTCAATATCCGAACAAGGGTAGCCCAGAGCTTGCGAGCAAGATCATGGTCATGCTTTCAGAGGCTGGTATCCAATCCTATGGAATGAAGCGAGGCCTTGATCATGGCGTATTTTCTGGCTTTCATGTTGGTGCGTTTTTCTAAACAACGAATATCCATATGTGAATTTCTAACAGGTTGCAGCCTTCAATCCAGAAACCAATCCACTCAACGTACCACTTGTTCAAGTTTCGCTCTTCAAAAACGAAGATCCTCACGCCCACTACGCTCTCGGACGTGCTATATCTGCACTTCGGGACGAAGGAATAGTTATCATCGGAGCTGGGATGTCAGTACACAACTTACGTGACATGCACCACATGTTCGAGGGTAACACAGAGCCACTCCCATATGTTGTGAGCTTCGACAACGCTCTCAAGGAGGCTGTGGAGGCCGATCCAGCTGTCCGAGAGGAAAAGATGGCGGCGATATGTAAGCGGGGAGATGCGAAACAAGCACACCCTTTCATGGATCACCTCATGCCAGTTTTTATCGCTGCAGGCGCCGCCAGTGAGGACTGGGGAAAGCAGATATGGACTTTACATGAAGGCAGCTTCGGATGGTCGCAGTTTCGGTTCGGCGATGTTCCTTCATCCTGATAAGCATTATTTTGGGGGTAGTGTGTAGCCAAAGTGCAACGACCATGGTTATCGAGGCCTGCTATGACAACACTGAGGAATGGACACATTATGGTGGCATCAGCCATAGCCCAACAAAGTTGAGGTTGGCAAGAGATGTCCAACTTATACCTAACGAAAACAGTTGTGTTATACAGCGTAATTGTCACCCAGTTAAAACTTTTGCTCCTCCGTGAGGCCATCCTCAGGCAGCCACGTCACACCCCAACCCACACCACTTAACAAAATGCATGTTTTCACTGGTGTTTTGGCCTTAGCTAACCACGTTCATACTCATATATAACGAACTACCTTTGAGTCATAAGTATGCAATATCAAGCTGTCAGCAAATTCTATTTCATTGATATACCCGCCCCTTTCACCAGGTTGCCTTTGTTGTAAAACTCGATGCTCGGCAACATCTCGCTCGCAACCCACCTGGCTGTCTGTGTATGAAGAGAGCCGTAACCGAAGGGCTCATGCgtcttttcctttctcaTTCTGCCAGTACTAATTCCCAGGCTTCCCGTGGCATCGATTAGTGTGTCAGGTGGAGATTCATCTGGGGTATCTCCTCGAGGGAACGAAGAGTATCCCTCACAGAGTGCTTGGAAAACGACcacttgatcttgaagatgaacgTCCACTTGGCCACCGACAGCTGCCTCGTCGTACAAACCCCGACACAGTTTTCTTGATACCTGATCGGCGAACATGTCCctgttctttgtctttttcgGTATTGATCCAAGCCAGTCATGCCCCCATCTGACCCCAGATGTGGAATGGGCCACAAGCAGTATGTACCACCGTGAATCTAGGTTCGTGTCTTCAACATGCCTGAAATGGACGTCTGCCCCAGAAAAGAGGTCCCCCAGGCCCCTTGTCAGTGATGCCTGGAGTCTCTCGTGAGTGCTGCCAGGTACCACCATGCTGATATCAATAGACTTGATTTCATAGGACTCAGGGTAATTTCGTTGCTCTGGGGTTTTGTACCGCAGAGTTTGGCCAATCTTCAGTGGATGAAACTTGAGACGTATCTGACCTCTCGACTGCGGACCGAGGCTCCATCCACGTCTTTCTAACGCTCTTTCAACACGAATTCCAAATCGCTCCTCCAGTGTTGGTAGGAGAACTTGGTCCAGATATTCAAAACTGAGTGAAAATGAGACATTGGATCCACCAGATATTGAAAGTTCGACTGGTTCCTCAGAATCATTGCCGGCAAATATCAGAAACGGGAGGACAGCTTGCAAAATGAGGAGACTACTCGCAGAACCTGACTCTGCAGATATCTTGATATTGCGTTGATATAGTTCTGTTGGCCCTCGTCGTGGAGCGAATGTTATGGTCTTGGAACCTACACTTAGGCCCTCCACATCTGCATCTGTTATCTCAGCGAGGAACTGAATGCTCGTGACGTGTTGGCTCTTGAGACCTGGGGGATATCAGCTGGTGGCGTTGCAGTGCGTGTTTAGGCATCACTCACCTCCACGTTCTCGATTTCCTCTGACATTCGTGATGGTAACAGCCTGTCCCGTCAAGGCAGCTATTGCTATTGCGACTCTTACAACCTGTCCACCACCCTCTCCTGTTCTTCCGTCTAGTTCCACAGGCTTCATTTTTTCGCCTCTGTTGATACCTGGTGGGTGGGCTTTTGTGGCAAGTTGAACTTGATAGGTCGGAGTCTCGTTGTGGAAGGTCAAATCAGACAGAAGATTTAAAATCTCAATGATGTACCACCATGAAAACAGCGTGAACAACAGTGAAAGAGCATCGGGCAATTGTCTATATATGGTGTAGAAAGTCCTTCACCATGCAGCTGCGACTCACTAATGTGACTCATTGCCGAAGAAGCTAAATATCTTCGTGGATTGACGGGCAGGCAACGAGGTTCTAGCTGACGGTTCAGAGACagaaaaggctatagattCTCAACAACTCAAGCGGTCCCTTAAAGGCCAACCTCGAGAATGCACAGCTGAAAGAATGGCTGACAATAGGCGGTCTGCAGTCATGATTAGACCAAGCTGAATCCACGGCCTCTCCGAGGCGGTCTGACACGAGTTGCAGCGTTTCCTCGGGTCCAGTAAAAGGATTCTGAGACGGTTACATATATGAAGAGCCGGGCGCCCAGCTTGGTGATTCCCAGGGTATCTGTTTGCAACAAGCAAACATAAGAGGGCACCCAAGAGAATGCAAAGTGCTGGAGGCAGCTAACCCGGCAGTATGGGGCAGCCGGGCCGAAAAGTCGGACTTTCATGAGTGGCTTCACCAAGTGCGCCATTTGATCTCGTTTACGATTTCCCCTATTTATCCAATTTCTTCATTTTCCAGGCTTCTTTCCGCGCCCTTTCCTTCTCCCGAACTTTTTGTTACGTCGTTTCAGTTTGTGCTACTCAAGTGTTTGAGCACAGGAGACCTCAAGATGCCACTCACACAACATAAAATACACCCCACGGCCCTGGCTCAGCCACAGGGATGATCTCTGCTCTGTTGTCAACTATTGGAGATGATACGTTCTTTGCCATGCCAGACTTTTTTTTACCAAGAGCAGCTGGTGTGGCAGCTTATGGCGACGTTGACCAattgtcatcatcaattGGATGATGATCATTATCCCCAATGAAAGGGATGGAAAACGGTCGCAGACAATAAGTTTACACAGCCTGAATCGTTTACGAATTAGTTGCGTAGGCATGGCGAGCTTTCGATATCAAAACCAGAGTCTCAAATATAATTGAACAAGGGGCTGAGAGAAAGTGACATATCATTGCAGCTCCTCGCGTTTCAAATAGACTACcagaccaccaccacaagcgacacaaaagacaaagaaacaaagaaACCACCATGCTCAAACAGTCTAGGAGAAAGCCATCCCAAGCCAAGACGATCCCCAGCGAAAGCAAAAAATGCACCCACCTCTTGCCCTATCCTAGTCATTATCATCCATCATAAGCATTGAAGACGTTCAGTCTCTTCCTTGCACTCCTTTTTCATCTTTCATCTATCATGCAACCCGAAGCACCACGCCTGCCTGCGCCGCCCAAAATGGTTCTTTCCTGATTCTTCAAATCGTAACTCAACTGCCAGCAGTGGGGGGTACCTGCCCTTCGATCGACGTTTACGTATAGAAACTGGAAAGACTGCTTGCTACTTGCTTTGGCAGCGGCAGAAGAAAGAGCGAGCGCACTCGGTGTGCCCTCCAGCATCACCTAACGCCATGTTCACTCCCATCCCCTATAGTTGATTTCCCCAAAGGCTGGAGGCCAGAAGGACATGCTTTACTCCTCCATATCTGTGTCATCGGAAATTTCGAGCATCATGTCGTCTTGGAGTGCCATCGAAGAAGTGTCTCGGTCCAGACCAAGAAAGGCGACTCGATCCAAGACGCGGCCAATGTCTCTTTGTCTCCCGTTCATTCCTGGGCCAGTTGTTTCATCGATCCAAGAGTGAAACGCCTCGTCATTAGGTTCCTCATCGTTGTTACCGAGGTCCATTGGTTCATAGGATTCGTTTGGTTCAGCTCTCTCCTGGCTTGGGCCATTATCGACAACCCGCCATCTGTGGTCAACACTATTTCGCCATTAGGCCTGTCACTATTTGGGTGGAAGCACATAGACAAACCTGTCACAGCTTCCTTGGAGGGCATACACTTCAGAGAGTGTGGGCACAGAGCCATCCCTGGCCTGATCATGACTCAACGGGTGGTCCTGTTCGGCAACATCTGGGAGAGTCTGTACTGTCAGTATCCTCTCTGTTGAAGGAAGATGCAGTAACCCATAACTCACCCAGTGTTTGTGGCTCTCATGTTTATCTGCCGTCTTAAAGAAACATGGAGAGGGAGATCGATGACCTTGCTCTTGTGCTCCCAAAAGAGGTCGGGAAACTACCCCATTACCATAGGCAGTGGGACTATCATGGGACACTACTTCGACATTCCCTTCGTCGTACTTGTAGGCAAGGCCACAGTTGACACATACCCATCGACCATTCGCTCTCTCACATGCTTGTGTGCACTTAATGCACATCAGAGCCACGGGCCCGCGAAGCTCGGAACGAGGATCCATGAGGTGACGTATAAAAGCACCCTGAATAGTGAAAGTGAAGTCCCCGAGCTACTGATATCCTCCTTACCTCTTGTGCTGGTGGCTGTACCGGAGGTTGAAAGATGCTACGCAAGACGAAACTTCTAGGGGATGGCGTTCGAGGAGTATCGACGGGGAAGTTAAAGGCGAAATTCTTTCGGCTGCTGGAAAAGAGTTGGAATGATTCGTCAGCCACTCTGTTTCCATGAACAGAGCGATCTAGCAGTTGACAAGAGAGACTGGAAAGGGCTGATTCCAGATGTGATGATACGCGGGGCTCCACACAAGACCACGGTGCTTTTGCGTGCCTCCGCAGATACGCCCAGCTGGTGAATGGAAGTGAAGAAG contains:
- a CDS encoding hypothetical protein (EggNog:ENOG41~MEROPS:MER0200434) — encoded protein: MSGKLPLVFPAASRHTATVIFVHGLGDTGHGWASAVENWRRREKLNEVKFILPHAPEIPITVNMGMRMPGWFDVKQLGGDVDSLVRNEDTEGIKRSQKYFHDLIQEEVNSGIPPERIVLGGFSQGGAMSLLAGLTCTSKLGGIVGLSSWLLLSKTFADLVKPTDANRQTPVMMFHGDADPIVPFQRGKLSADMLKELGYDVSFKTYPGMGHSACLEELDEVEAFLRKQLPPKN
- a CDS encoding hypothetical protein (EggNog:ENOG41), encoding MAPLILHNVPDDECYVGDDGVKRPYAMYFNQQDAPQGSARSRRSAAESGSFGKSTRRSRSRTGTPARSRENPTLAAADKLFGDWVSNQAATAPSQTVQRKSSGLMQEDVPVKRSVTSTPVELILRGYRSSTQQYAAISHYESLAGAILEDYPREPPVSQRRYKSELRDPAFTRRRNLTADERAMVNHADGGEHWVKVTFESREAAEAATFASPQRILGHLVYAEPYRGVPPAKDEACPDIEVIPDHSRSQSMPAAVPTANGRKSFSGPTSFNSRLLDLSPPHSQTSSFTIDTGTISNSHASTATITEPFPLPQATTSSIEPMDVRDGDSVFCRRIPTARRATILPAEQALLPQQTMMQRVVNAIPFVKWFGGSMIGNEVPRTETGEFDWSKASLYWKLIWWLDATFGLFSGDVLNADKDD
- a CDS encoding hypothetical protein (EggNog:ENOG41) — protein: MTQLLSFRSLIGFISIAVAMIALFGASPLKAFSSTLQRAGFDWYNSQKDVSFPVKTDVATKAPVYFFSHGGVSLLVLKPDVQYNTKHPVYPVLQQIGKEITQKVRPKAVVVFSAHWMGEERAIHVNNAVDTPLIYDFYGFPDHFYKAQYPNKGSPELASKIMVMLSEAGIQSYGMKRGLDHGVFSGFHVAAFNPETNPLNVPLVQVSLFKNEDPHAHYALGRAISALRDEGIVIIGAGMSVHNLRDMHHMFEGNTEPLPYVVSFDNALKEAVEADPAVREEKMAAICKRGDAKQAHPFMDHLMPVFIAAGAASEDWGKQIWTLHEGSFGWSQFRFGDVPSS